In Pseudomonas campi, the sequence AGCTGCACGGCCACGGCGTGACGCCGGACAACGTCGAGGCCATGGTTGCCCAGGCCGACGTGGTGGTGGACGCCATCGATGTCACCGGCCGCTCCGGGTTGGAAATGAAGTACCTGCTGCACCGTGTCTGTCAGCGCCAGTACAAGCCGGTGGTGTGCGGCTACGACATGGCCGCCGCCCAGTACATCCCGGTGTTCGACTACCGCAACCCGGACCTGGCGGTGCTGGACAACCAGCTGAGCGCCGAGCAGGTGGCCACCCTTGATCCGATGCAGGCCTGCTCCTTTCTGATTCCGGTGGAGTGCGTGCCGCTGGAGATGTACGCCGAGCTGGACCGCCATCTGGCCGGCAAGGACTACACCTCGCAGTTGGGCGTCGCCGCCCACCTGTTCGGCACCCTGGCCACCGCGCTGATCATCGATCTGCTCAATGGTCGCGCGGTACGTGACGCCATCTATGTCGACGTCTGGGAGCTGATCCGGCGTCGCGATGCCCTGGCCGAGCGCGAGCACCAGCGCCAGCTGGAGCAGGGCCGTCAGGCTCTGGCGCAATGGCGCCAGCTGCCGCCGGAGCTGCCCGACGCGTTCTTCCTCGAACGCTCGGTCAAGCACTATCAGGCGCCCCTGCTGGGCGGCCTGCGCAGCTACCAGCAGTTCTGCATCGACCGTCGCGCCGGCATCGCCACCTACGCGATTCCCAACTACCAGCTGGACAACAACCTGACTCGCCAGTTGCTGCGTTTCGCCTTCGTCCACTACGCCAAAGTCGGCTTCATCAACCCGCTGGTGGCTTCCAGCCGCCAACTGCACGCCGAGCCGTTGGAGAACCTGGCTCAGGAGGATGTGCATATCGTGCTGGTGCGTGAGAGCGACCAGCAGCTACTGGCCTATTCCACCCTCAAGGCGCCGATTGCTCGCGGCAAACGTTTCGACGACGCGCAGCGCCCGGCCTTCGGCGTGGAGACCGCCTTCGGTCGTGACCTCTATGCGCAGATCGCCGAGCTGCAGGATCTGCCGGTGGAGCAGGTGCGCGAGATCGGTCGAGTGACCAAGGCGCAGATCGGCGATCCGGTGCTGGAGGCCAAGGCCGGCATGCTGCTGCTCAGCGCCTACGGCCGCCTGCTGTGCATGGCCGACAGCGGCGTGGCAGCGATGGTCGGCGACGGTGAGCGGCAGGTCACCCTGCGCAACCTCGGCTTCTTCGGTTTCCGCCCGCAGATCATGCCGGCACGCGACGCCAGCATCCCCTCCGAGCATCTCTACGCCAACCGCTATCAGGGTCGCGAGGTGCACCCCTTCTGGCTGCGCCTGGACGCCATCGACCGCGAGCGGGTGGCGCAGATCGAGAGCCTGATCGAGCTAGAAGGCGACGAATTTCTTTCCCAGCTGCGCGCCGCCAAGCAGCAGACCCCTCTGCAGATAGGAGCATGAACATGAACGGTATTTGGAACGAACAACAGCAAGACATCCGCGCCCACTACCTGGCCGTCGGCCGCGAGCTGGTGCGCCCTACATCGTCCCAGCGCGATCGCGAACTGGGCTTCGACCGCGAACTCTGGCGGGCCCTGGGTAGCAGCGGCCTGTTTGGCGTACACATGCCCAAGCAGTACGGCGGCCAGGGCCTCGGCATCTGGGAGTTCTCCGCTGCGCTGGAAGGCTTCTCCGAGGGCTGCCAGGACATGGGCGTACTGGTCTCCTTCGTTGCCCAGGTGGCCCTGGTGCAGGCGGCGCTGATCAGCTACGGCACTGAGGAACAGCTGCAACGCTGGCTGCCGCCGCTGATCAGTGGCGAGAAAATCGGCTGCTTCGCCATCACCGAACAGGGCTGCGGCTCCGACGTGCGTTCGCTGAAGCTGGCGGCGCGCCGCGATGGCAGTGGCTACCGCCTCAACGGCATGAAGTGGAACATCACCAACGCGCCGGTGGCGGATATCTGCATGACCTTCGCGCGCCTCGAGGAGAGCGGGACCAACGGCATCTCCTGCTTCATCACCGAGACCGCCAAGCCGGGGCTTACCCAGTCCACGCCGTTCGAGCTGATGGGCAACCGCGGTACACCGATCGGCAGCCTGAGCTTCGACGACGTGGCGCTGGACGCCGCCAGCCTGGTCGGCATCGAGGGCCAGGGCCTGCGCGTGCTGTACTTCGGCTTCCTGGTCGAGCGCATCTTCACCGGCGTATCCATCGTTGGCTGCATGCAGCCGGTGATCGACGAGTGCCTGCAGTACAGCCTCAAGCGCGAGGCCTTCGGCCGGCCGATCAGCGACAACCAGTACGTGCAGGGCCACATTGTCCAGGCCTACACCCAGCTGGAGCTGCTGCGCAGCGTGGTCGGCCGAGGCCTGACCGAGCTGGAGCAGGGGCGTGACTGCTCGACCCTGGCTTCGATCATCAAGGTGCTGGCCAGTGAGTCGATGCACGAGGCCTGCCTGAATGCCATGCGCATCCACGGCAACTACGGCTACCGTCGCGACCACCACTACGAGCGCCTGCTGCGTGACTCCATCGGCCTGTTCTTCGCCGGCGGCACCAGCGAAATCCACAAGACGGTGATCTGGGCCAACCTGGTGGCAGATGCGCAGAACCGCAGCAAGGCCAAGGACGACCTGCGCCTGGACGCCTATACCGGCGAAGGAGCGGCGGCATGAAGACGCGCGCCGTGGCGCTGCTCTCCTGGATGTTGCATCGGCCCTGGCTGATGCTCGCTGCCTTGCTGCTGATCACCGCCTCGGCGGTGGTCGCGATGGGCCGCCTGGAGGTCAACAGCACCCCCTACATGATCGACAAGAGCCACCCCAGTCGGGTGGCCGACAGCGATACCAAGCGGCTGTTCTCCAACACCGGAGAGCAGGCCATCATTGCCCTGGAAAACCCCCAGGGCAATATCTTCAATGCCCAGAGCCTGGCCCTGGTGGCCGAGCTGACCCGAGCCTTCCAGGCCATCGACCTGGTACAGCCGGCTGATAGCGACAAGCTGCAGGCCCTGCGCAGCGACCCACGCCTGCAGGCCGAGGTCGACGCCATCCTCGCCGGCGGCCTGGAGCCCGCCGACCAGCCGCGCCTGGCCGCGCTGAAGGAGCGCCTGGCCGAAAGCGGTGCACTCAGCCACACCCAGGAAGCCTGGCTGGACAGCCTGCAGACGCGCCTGGTGCCGGTCCGCAAGGTGCGCAGCCTGGTCACCATCGAGAACATGCTGACCCTCGATGGCGCCCTCGATGTGCATCCGCTGATGCCGCAGGTTCCGCAGGACCAGGCCGGTCTCGCTGCCCTGCGTGGCGAAGTGCTGGGCAACCCGCTGTTCCTCGACAGTCTGGTGGCCCGCGACGGCAGCGCCACCACTATTCAGGTCGAGTTCAACATCGCCCAGGATGACTCGCCGGCCATGCTGCAGGCCTACCAGGCCATCGTCGATATCACCGACCAGGTGCAGAGCGACGACCGCATCTACCTCAGCGGCCCGCCGATGATTGCCGCGCAGACCGCGTCGAACATGGAGCAGGACAACCAGACCCTGCTGCCGGCGGTACTGCTGGTGATCCTGCTGGTGCTGTTCGTCAGCTTCGGTCGCCTGCAGGGCGTGGTGGCGCCGTTGCTGATCGCCGTCTTCAGCCTGATCTGGACCCTCGGCCTGATGGCCGCCTGCGGGGTGAAGCAGAACATCATCACCTCGATCATGCCGGTGTTCATCATCTCCATCGCGGTGTGCGACGCCATTCACTTCCTCGCCGACTACTACCGCAACCTGCCGTCCAACCCGGATCGCCAGGCGCGCATCGACACCGCCTTCAGCGTTCTGCAGAAGCTGTTCTGGCCGATGTTCGTGACCTCCATGACCACCCTGGCCGGCTTCCTCGCGCTGGCCTGGACCGACGTCACCTTCATCCGTGAGTTCGGCATCTTCACCGGTATCGGCGTCTTCTTCGCCTGGCTGATCACCATCGTCTTTCTGCCTGCCATCGTCATCCTGTGGAGGGCCGAACCGCCGCGCCACGGCCTGCTGGCCAGCGACCGTCTGGACCGCATGGTCGCCGCCTTCGGTCACTTTGTTGGCTATGGCAAGCGCCTGGCCTTGGGCATGCTGATGGCCATCGGGCTGTGCGGCTGGTTCGTGGTGGAGAACCTCACTGTCGACAACCAGGTGATCGGCTACTTCGAGGAAGACAGTCGCATCCGCCAGGATGACGCGGCGATCAACGCCAAGTTTGGCGGGACCACGCCGATCAGTGTGATGATCGAGAGCCAGCAGGTCGACGCCTTCAAGGACCCGGAGCTGATCCAGGCCGTGGCCAAGATCCAGGAGCACCTGCGCGTGCGCAGCGAAGTCGGCTTCACCTATTCGGTGGCGGATTTCGTCAAGCGCTTGCACCAGGTCACCCAGGACAGCTTCGCCGCCGAGCAGTACCGCCTGCCCGCGGACATCAGCGGGCCGTTGCTGGCGCAGTATTTCCTGCTCTACGAGAACGCCAACGGCCGCGACCTGTTCGACGTGGTCGATCGCCGCTTCCAGAACGGCCGGGTGCTGGCCATCCTGCATACCGACCGCTCCTCGGAGGTCGGCGCGGTGAAGCAAGATGTGCTGGCCTACGCCCAGCAGGTGCTGCCGGCGGGCATGACGGTGCGCGTCTCCGGCTACGGCGAAGTGCTGGTGGCCACCACCGATGCGGTGGTCTGGGGGCAGATCCACAGCATCCTGGCGTCGCTGGTGCTGATCGCTCTGATGGTCATGCTCATGTTCCGCTCGATCCGTTTGGGCTTGATCGCCTTGCTACCGCTGCTGTTCACCCTGGTCGGCATCAGCGCGTTGATGGCGCTGACCAGAACCGATCTGGACATCGGCACCTCGATCATTGCGGCCATCTGCGTGGGCATTGGCATCGACTACGCGATCCATGTGATCGCGGCCATGCGCCGCAGCCAGGGCAATGCCCAGGAGGCCACCCAGTACGCCCTGCGGCATTGCGGCAAGCCGATCCTGATCAATACCCTGGCGCTGGGTCTGGGCTTCCTGGTGCTGTGCCTGTCGGGCTATCAGTCGCTGGTCAACCTGGGCTTCTTCATCGCCCTGACCATGCTGTTCAGCGCGCTGTTCGCCCTGCTGGTGCTGCCGGTGTTCGTCGGTACTCGGCAGGCGCCGCTCGAGCGCGAGGTTCAGCAGACGGAGCCGGCCAATGCGTAAGCACCTGCTCTGGCTGCTGTGCCTGGCCTTGCCGGCCGGCGCGCAGGACTGGCTGGCGCTGACTCTGTACCCGGGGGGCGACCTGTACCAGGCCGCCCACCTGCAGCAGTTGGTGGGGGCCACGCAGAACCTGTGGACGCTGCAGGATGGCGCGGGGCGCACGCCGATTCGTGCCGTGGACAGCCTGGCCAGCACCAATGCGATTGCCGTGCAGGGCGACGATGTACGCTTTCGCCGGCTGATCGAGACTCGCGAGCTGACGCCTGCGGGCCTGCAGACCCTGGCCGGGCTGGTCGAGCAGCATCCGCTGCTCGGCCCGCGGCTGGTCACGGCGACACATGACGCGACGCACTTCTGGCTGCGCCTGGCGCACCCCTACAGTGAGGCCGAACAGGCCGAGTTGCTGCGCCGCTATGCCAGCCAACTGGCGGCCGATTTCGGCGGCCAGTGCCGGGTGCAGCCAGACGCCACCGGCGCCTTGCAGGGGCTCAGTCTCAGCGAGTGGCAGCTACAGGCCGAGGCGGCGCTGCCGGAGCCGGTCGCCACCCTGCAGCAGCTCGAACGCAGCACCGCTGCGCTGCGTGAGCAGAGCCTGCAGGCCTATTCGGCGGCGGACATCCTGATCTACCTCAAGCGCGTGCTGAATGGCGAAGCCAGCCTGCCGGCCAGTCGCGACGAGGTGGCGCAGCTCTACCTGATCGCCGAGAGCTTGCGCAGCCGCGACCTGCAGGACCTCGCCCGACCGGACTTGCAGCGCCTCAACCTGGTCGCCCTCGGGCGTGGCCAGATTGCAGCGCCGAGCATCGCCGGTTACCGCATCGAGGGCACGGCCACCTGGTCGTCCAGCCCCACCAGTTACCTGACAGTGGATTGTCGTTAAGGAGTTTTCCATGCGTATGTTTCTCTACAGCCTCGGCCTCGCGCTGAGCCTTCCGGCCCTGGCCGACAGCCTCGATCCGACCGCCATCATGCGCGAGGTGCGCGACCGCGACGAAGGCGCCGACCGCCGCTCGGCGGTGACCCTGGTGCAGACCATGGCCGACGGTTTCGTCCGCGAACGCCAGCTGCTGATGTTGGAAAAGGAGTACGGCGAGGAGCGCAAGTCGACCCTCTACTTCACCGCGCCTAGCGACACCGCCGGCACCGGCATCCTCATGCACAGCTACGCCGAGTCTGCGGCTCGCGAAGACGACCAGTGGCTGTACCTGCCGGCCCTGCGCAAGACCCGGCGTATTGCCACCAACTCCAAGGAAGGCCCGTTCCTCGGCACCGACTTCTCCTTCGCCGACATCGAACGCATGCGCGTCGACGACTACCAGTACCAGTTGCTGCGCGAGGAAACCTACAAGGACCGCCCGGTGCAGGTGATCGAAGCGACTACCGCCGATGGCCTGGAGAACCCGCGCACCGGCTACAGCCGTCGTCTGGTGTATGTCGACCGTGAACGCGGGCTGATCCTGCGTGACGAGTTCTATCGTGGCGGCCGCCAGATCAAGACCTTCGAAGTGCTCGAAGTGGCGCAGATCGAGGGCTTCTGGACGGTCAAGGAGTCGCTGATGAGCAACCTGCTGGAAGGTGGCTCGACCCGCCTGGTGCGCGCCGATGCCGACTATAACCTCGACCTGGCAGACCAGAACTTCAGCGAGCGCGCCCTGCGCAACGGGATCCGTTGATGCGTGCAGCGCTTATCGGCCTGCTCGGCCTGGCCAGCTTACCGCTGGCCGCGGCCACCCTGAGCAATCGTGGCCATCTGGAAGACGGCTATCACCACGACACCACGGGCAGCAGCAGTTCCGGCCATCGCCTCGAAGCCTTGCTGGAAAGCCGCGTCAGCGAGGGCAACTGGACCCTCGACAGCGTGCTGCTGGGGCGTTATCGCAGCCAGTACGACGATGCCGGCGGCAGGCTGGAAGACCGCATGCAGTCCGATCAGGACCTGCGCGAGCTGTATGTCACCTGGGCCGGCGACAGCTGGCAATGGCGCCTCGGCCAGCAGCAGATCGCCTGGGGCCGTGGCGACTACTTCCGCCTGGTCGACGTGCTCAACCCGCTGGACCTGCGCGAGTTCCTCCTGCCCTATATCGACGACTACTCCCTCGGCCGGCAAACGCGGCCGATGGCGGTGGTGGAGGTTTATGGCGACAGCCTCGAACAGCAGTTCGTGCTGGCGCCGCGCACCAAGACCACCCGCTTCGCCCCGGCCGGTGCCGACTTCGCCGTCGCCGGGCAACCGCAAGGCCTGCCCGAGGACGACGAGCACGAGCGCGCGGATATCGGCTGGCGCGGCAAGACCTTCGTCGACGGTACCGACCTGGATTTCTATCTGTTCGACGGCTTGAGTCCCGACCCGCTGTACGTGGTCGAGGAAGGGCGGCAGGTCGAGCAACAGCGGCGACGCAGCCTGGTCGGCGCTTCCTTCGCCCGTCCGGCAGGCGACTGGGTGGTACGTGGCGACCTGGTGCATCTGTTCCACGAGCCCTTGCAGACCCCCACGGGGGCCGACAACGTACCGAAGAGCGCGGCCCTGCTCGGCCTCGACATGACCCGCAACGAGTGGACGGTGAATCTGCAGGCCACGGTCAGCCATCGCCACGATGCGCCGTCCAGTCTGCAGCAGAGCAACACCTGGGAGGCCTCGGCGGCCGTGCTCAAGGACTGGTCCAAGCAGCGCCTGAATGCCGGGCTGCTGTGGCTGTACAACCACGACACGCAGAGCAGCCACATGGTCAAGGCCAACCTCGGCTATCGGCCATGGAACCAGTGGTATGTCGAGACTGGATTGATTGGCTTCAGCGGTGGCGAACGTACCCAGTACGGCCAGTTCGATCAGCGTGATCGGGTCTACCTGCAGGTGCGCCGCGACTTCAGCTTCTGAGTCGCGGCATGGTGCGGGCCATTTCTTTCCCGGGTTTGGCAGAAGAAACCTTACGGGCTTGGAGGGAAGGGCGCGGGCAGCGACAATGGCGCCCGTGCCGCCGGGAACACTCGGCGGCATGTGCAGTCGAACTGCCCGCCGTCGCCCAAGGAATACCCATGCGCCCCATCGCCGTTGCCAGTCTGCTGTCCCTCACCCTGTTCCTGACTGGTTGCCAGGGCCTGCTGCCGGCACGTGACAGCCAGCCCCTGGCTACCAGCCGTGAGGCCTGGGAACACCGCGCGCCGGGTTGCACGGGCGGCGACTGCCCGCTGGTCAATATCGATCTGCAGTTGCCCAAGGATCTGCCCGAGCTGCAGGCACAGATCGAGCGCGAGCTGCTCGGGCTGACCATCGAGCTGCCGGGCGACCCGCCACCGAGCTCGCTGGCCAGCTACGAACGCGACTTCCTGGCCACGGCCAAGCCGGGCTGGAGCAGCTACCTGCAGGCCAAGGTGTTGCAGCAGCATGGCCGCCTGCTGATCATCGAGCTGTCCAGTTACCGCTTCACCGGCGGCGCCCATGGCATCCCCGGGCGCGCCTACCTGAACTACGACCGCCGGCTCAAGCGCGTGCTCAGCCTGCAAGACATGCTGCTGCCCGACGAGGAACAGGCCTTCTGGCAAGCCGCCGAACTGGCGCACCAGGCCTGGCTCAAGACCAACGGTCTCGATCAGGACCTCGACTACCAGGCCAGTTGGCCATTCGAACGTACCGACAACATCGCCCTGACCTTCGGTGCGGTGATGCTCAAGTACGAGGTGGCGCGCATCGCCCCCTACAGCAGCGGCCATCCGGAGCTGCGTATTCCCTACCCGCGCCTGAACGGCATCCTCAAGCCGTTCTACTTCCCCGGGCGCGGGTAACCCGCTATGCGGGGCGTGCATCTGCGCGCCCGCGCCGGTTGGCTAGACTGTTTTCGCAGCCGTGCACGGAATATCAACGTGCTGCCATTCAGGGCTGTTGCTTAAGCAAGGGGTTGTCATGCGTGCGCTGATGCTGGGGGTTGCCGTTGGCCTGGGAAGCTGTTTGCAGGCCCAGGCCTGTGAGTTGTCGCTGACCTACAGCATCGACTCGATCCCGCCATTGATCATGGGCGACAGTGAGGTCGTCCCCGAGCAGCCGGGGATTGCAATTGAGCTGGTGCAGCGCGCGGCGGGCGATATCGGCTGCAAGCTGCACCTCAAGCGCGCCCCGACCCTGCGGGTGCTGGCCTCGGTCGAGTCTGGCAGCCAGGACGGTGCGCTTCTGTATTCCTACAACGCCGAGCGGGCGCAGCGTTTCGCTTACCCGCTCAAGGACGGCCTGCCGGATTCTGCGCGCCGCATGAGCTCACAGGCTTATGCGCTGTTCCGTCTGCGCGGTTCTGTACTGGACTGGGATGGTTTGCGCTTCAGGGATCTGGACAAACCGCTGGGCGCCAACCGTGGCTGGTCGATTGTTGAGGATCTGCGCGCCCATGGCGTTGATGTGGAGGAGGAGTCCAGCGCTCGGCGCAACCTGGCCAAGTTGCGCGCCGGGCGTTTGGCAGGCTATGTCACCCTGCGCGAGGCCGGCAATGAGGCGCTCCGTCACTACCGGATCGAAGATGTCGAGGAGGTGCCAGTGCCCTTCGTGATCAAGGACTATTTCGTCATCTTCAATCGCGATTTCCAGGCCCGTCATCCGCAACTGCTGGAGCGCCTGTGGAGTCGGGTCGGCCAGCTGCGTGATGAAGTGATGGGTGAGCAGGCGGCCAAGTACCAGATTCACGATTATTGAGGTCCGCCCCCAGCCTGTTAGCGGAGCGGGCAGCACCCGATAAAAAAAGAAAGCCCCTCACCATGGTGAAGGGCCTGAGTGGTTTCTAGGGTGCGCCCACGCTTGGCGTGAGCGCGAC encodes:
- a CDS encoding HesA/MoeB/ThiF family protein, producing the protein MSHPLPPLDHDQFYRELTLRNAGFISTDEQCGLREAVILIAGCGSTGGSVIELLVRSGAEHLILADNGSYELNNANRQNMVISDIGRTKVEVFAERVRQINPYIKLELHGHGVTPDNVEAMVAQADVVVDAIDVTGRSGLEMKYLLHRVCQRQYKPVVCGYDMAAAQYIPVFDYRNPDLAVLDNQLSAEQVATLDPMQACSFLIPVECVPLEMYAELDRHLAGKDYTSQLGVAAHLFGTLATALIIDLLNGRAVRDAIYVDVWELIRRRDALAEREHQRQLEQGRQALAQWRQLPPELPDAFFLERSVKHYQAPLLGGLRSYQQFCIDRRAGIATYAIPNYQLDNNLTRQLLRFAFVHYAKVGFINPLVASSRQLHAEPLENLAQEDVHIVLVRESDQQLLAYSTLKAPIARGKRFDDAQRPAFGVETAFGRDLYAQIAELQDLPVEQVREIGRVTKAQIGDPVLEAKAGMLLLSAYGRLLCMADSGVAAMVGDGERQVTLRNLGFFGFRPQIMPARDASIPSEHLYANRYQGREVHPFWLRLDAIDRERVAQIESLIELEGDEFLSQLRAAKQQTPLQIGA
- a CDS encoding acyl-CoA dehydrogenase family protein, whose translation is MNGIWNEQQQDIRAHYLAVGRELVRPTSSQRDRELGFDRELWRALGSSGLFGVHMPKQYGGQGLGIWEFSAALEGFSEGCQDMGVLVSFVAQVALVQAALISYGTEEQLQRWLPPLISGEKIGCFAITEQGCGSDVRSLKLAARRDGSGYRLNGMKWNITNAPVADICMTFARLEESGTNGISCFITETAKPGLTQSTPFELMGNRGTPIGSLSFDDVALDAASLVGIEGQGLRVLYFGFLVERIFTGVSIVGCMQPVIDECLQYSLKREAFGRPISDNQYVQGHIVQAYTQLELLRSVVGRGLTELEQGRDCSTLASIIKVLASESMHEACLNAMRIHGNYGYRRDHHYERLLRDSIGLFFAGGTSEIHKTVIWANLVADAQNRSKAKDDLRLDAYTGEGAAA
- a CDS encoding efflux RND transporter permease subunit — protein: MKTRAVALLSWMLHRPWLMLAALLLITASAVVAMGRLEVNSTPYMIDKSHPSRVADSDTKRLFSNTGEQAIIALENPQGNIFNAQSLALVAELTRAFQAIDLVQPADSDKLQALRSDPRLQAEVDAILAGGLEPADQPRLAALKERLAESGALSHTQEAWLDSLQTRLVPVRKVRSLVTIENMLTLDGALDVHPLMPQVPQDQAGLAALRGEVLGNPLFLDSLVARDGSATTIQVEFNIAQDDSPAMLQAYQAIVDITDQVQSDDRIYLSGPPMIAAQTASNMEQDNQTLLPAVLLVILLVLFVSFGRLQGVVAPLLIAVFSLIWTLGLMAACGVKQNIITSIMPVFIISIAVCDAIHFLADYYRNLPSNPDRQARIDTAFSVLQKLFWPMFVTSMTTLAGFLALAWTDVTFIREFGIFTGIGVFFAWLITIVFLPAIVILWRAEPPRHGLLASDRLDRMVAAFGHFVGYGKRLALGMLMAIGLCGWFVVENLTVDNQVIGYFEEDSRIRQDDAAINAKFGGTTPISVMIESQQVDAFKDPELIQAVAKIQEHLRVRSEVGFTYSVADFVKRLHQVTQDSFAAEQYRLPADISGPLLAQYFLLYENANGRDLFDVVDRRFQNGRVLAILHTDRSSEVGAVKQDVLAYAQQVLPAGMTVRVSGYGEVLVATTDAVVWGQIHSILASLVLIALMVMLMFRSIRLGLIALLPLLFTLVGISALMALTRTDLDIGTSIIAAICVGIGIDYAIHVIAAMRRSQGNAQEATQYALRHCGKPILINTLALGLGFLVLCLSGYQSLVNLGFFIALTMLFSALFALLVLPVFVGTRQAPLEREVQQTEPANA
- a CDS encoding outer membrane lipoprotein-sorting protein; amino-acid sequence: MRMFLYSLGLALSLPALADSLDPTAIMREVRDRDEGADRRSAVTLVQTMADGFVRERQLLMLEKEYGEERKSTLYFTAPSDTAGTGILMHSYAESAAREDDQWLYLPALRKTRRIATNSKEGPFLGTDFSFADIERMRVDDYQYQLLREETYKDRPVQVIEATTADGLENPRTGYSRRLVYVDRERGLILRDEFYRGGRQIKTFEVLEVAQIEGFWTVKESLMSNLLEGGSTRLVRADADYNLDLADQNFSERALRNGIR
- a CDS encoding DUF1302 family protein, which encodes MRAALIGLLGLASLPLAAATLSNRGHLEDGYHHDTTGSSSSGHRLEALLESRVSEGNWTLDSVLLGRYRSQYDDAGGRLEDRMQSDQDLRELYVTWAGDSWQWRLGQQQIAWGRGDYFRLVDVLNPLDLREFLLPYIDDYSLGRQTRPMAVVEVYGDSLEQQFVLAPRTKTTRFAPAGADFAVAGQPQGLPEDDEHERADIGWRGKTFVDGTDLDFYLFDGLSPDPLYVVEEGRQVEQQRRRSLVGASFARPAGDWVVRGDLVHLFHEPLQTPTGADNVPKSAALLGLDMTRNEWTVNLQATVSHRHDAPSSLQQSNTWEASAAVLKDWSKQRLNAGLLWLYNHDTQSSHMVKANLGYRPWNQWYVETGLIGFSGGERTQYGQFDQRDRVYLQVRRDFSF
- a CDS encoding DUF3298 and DUF4163 domain-containing protein — protein: MRPIAVASLLSLTLFLTGCQGLLPARDSQPLATSREAWEHRAPGCTGGDCPLVNIDLQLPKDLPELQAQIERELLGLTIELPGDPPPSSLASYERDFLATAKPGWSSYLQAKVLQQHGRLLIIELSSYRFTGGAHGIPGRAYLNYDRRLKRVLSLQDMLLPDEEQAFWQAAELAHQAWLKTNGLDQDLDYQASWPFERTDNIALTFGAVMLKYEVARIAPYSSGHPELRIPYPRLNGILKPFYFPGRG
- a CDS encoding substrate-binding periplasmic protein, coding for MRALMLGVAVGLGSCLQAQACELSLTYSIDSIPPLIMGDSEVVPEQPGIAIELVQRAAGDIGCKLHLKRAPTLRVLASVESGSQDGALLYSYNAERAQRFAYPLKDGLPDSARRMSSQAYALFRLRGSVLDWDGLRFRDLDKPLGANRGWSIVEDLRAHGVDVEEESSARRNLAKLRAGRLAGYVTLREAGNEALRHYRIEDVEEVPVPFVIKDYFVIFNRDFQARHPQLLERLWSRVGQLRDEVMGEQAAKYQIHDY